AATCACTTGCAAATGAGACCTTTTCTGAAAGTTTGCTTAGAAATCCAACctataaaagtttttattgaaaacGTCCCTAAGAAGCAAATCTAAGATGTGATTCAGGAAGTAGATCACTTGCTGGACAAGTAACAAAAGATGTCTGACACCCACCTTCCACAGCACTGATTCCTAGGATGCCATAGCATTGCACTTGCTAGAATTTCTACCTGTGTAATTGGGGATAGACAGAGGTGGAAGGAGATAACCTCACTGGTGCAGGATCTTTCTTGATTGAGGGCTGTGGTGAAAATGTGGAATTGATTTGGCTTGGCTGAGCACTgctgatgaaagagaaagagaaagaaagagaaagagaaagagaaagagaaagagaaagagaaagagaagaaaaaagaaaagaaaagaaaagaaaagaaaagaaaagaaagaaagaaagaaagaaagaaagaaagaaagaaagaaagaaagaaagaaaaaaaaaagaaaagaaaaaggaagaaactgacaGGATTCATTACCAGACTAATGGAATGAGTATCAGAAATACTACATGGCAGCATATAAAGAGTTCCTCATCTCCTAgagcaggagtcagcaaacttcACAATTAGGGCCAAGACTGATCCACTACTAGctttataaataaagtcttattaaaACACAACCATGCTTACTCATTACATATAGTCTATGACTGCTTGCAATACACTATAATAGCAAAGTTGAAGAGATGCTACAGGGACCTTATGGCCCACAAGCTTAAAATATTGATCTGGCTTTCTCTAGAAAAAGCTTGCAAATCCTTGTCCTAGATTCTGAGAGCAACCTGAGCTGCCTCTAACTTCACACAGACTTCCCTCATGTGGACTGCATCTatataaattttcctcttcttatgaggacaccagtaACTGAAACAACACAGACCTTCAACCAGGACAATCTCATTTTAACTTggttatatctgcaaagaccctgtttccaataAGGCCTATGCACAGATCCTTGGTGGACAAGAATTTTAATAGGATGCTATTCGTCCCATTATACCACTATATCAACAGTTAGGTTCAAATCTGAGCATGGCCCAAGACGGGAAATACTGGCCTTGCTAAGGAATAGAAGAATTATAACTAGAAATCCAGTGGCTAAAACATTAGTACGGTTTTAGGAGTCTAATGATTTGTGGCACGCCAGACATGTCCTGAAGGTAGAGTAGGAGTTACCGTACCTTGCACTTTTgaccacagatttaaaaaaaaaaagagcaaaattaataaaacagagtTTACTAGACCTCTTCTAGTTTTAGAGGCAGAAGGCTTGAGAGTTCAATTCTGACTCATTTATGAAGTGACCTGGAGGTTTCCCCATTTTGAATGGATCTGAGAGTGAAGTAAAGAAAGTGCTCCAGCACTAAGTCCAAGCACTCCCTTTAGAATTTTGAGAGATTTCCTAGTGATAAAATACAGAATAGCAATACATCTCCTTTTCTCAAGACAAAATCCTTTACTCCTCTTTATAAAaccctcaggggaaaaaaaaacccctcagatACTCCATTAATAGCAGTTGCACAATCCATAATTCATATTGCAGTGATCAATGGACTTCTATTCACTCTAGCTTTGTCGCATTTCAGGCTTCTAACAGCAAGAAATTTTGAAAGGGCCAGGATCAgtaataaagatgaagaaatgctAAACCATGACTAACTATGTTTGAATGtaaaagagagaatagaaagagatgagaaaaggagaaaaaatgtctTCATCACAAATACAAGTATAAAGGGGTAGAAGTACTTttcaactttcctttttcttattatttatgaCTGCTCCCATCTAttaacataaaaatggaaaatgttgtTGATATACTTTCCAAGGTAGgtaaattctaaaaatatcttgtatttaaaataaaatgctctacagaaaataatataaaaacatgatctatatattacatatatcgAAACATTATTCATTGGATTACAACCCATTTTCATATAGTCCTTAAATTTCCAATTGGCAAAGCATTTttacatagaaaacaaatacttCATCCAATAAATCTATAAAGCATAAAATAGAGGATATTGTTATTCCTTTTAAGTCTGAAAACaggtgtgcctgagtggctcagtggttgagcttctgcctttggctcagggcatgatcccagggtcctgggatggagtcccacatagggctccccgcagggagcctgcttctccctctgcctgtatctctgcctctctccctctgtgtctctcatgaataaataaatattttttagaagtctGAAACCAGCAAAGTACAGAGCTTTTCAAATAACTTACAGTAAAGCCGTCTCCTAGTATACCTTATAAATGTGCACTTGGCTAAGCTGATACCCTATGTGAAATAAATTTTCCTATCCCCATTTATCTGGGGGATAGAAGCATAGGACtaggaatttaaaaatgagatgggttgccagtgggggagggggatggacaaaatgcatgaaggggagtgggagctCCAGGATcccaattatggaatgaataagtcacagggaggAAAGGTACatcacagggaatatagtcaatggtattgtaagggttgtatggtgacagacagcagctacacttatgatgagcataGCACAACTTAGAGACTTATGGAATCACTATGGTGTACACCTAGtgggtcaactatacttcaataaaaaaaaataagtaggatGATAAGCTGTGCCtgtaaggacacacacacaccaacacacatTTAAGTATACACAGGCATGTGCCCATATACAAGAAATTATAACATGATATGATATACTCTCAGTATAAACAAAGTcttcaacaataacaacaaagtaGTGATTCATTCCAAATGAACTTATCTAAGACCTTAGAgagaaaataacatatttgatGGGACCTAAAAAGATGAGATGTACTTCGTGAAGAAGTAAAAGAAGGGAGGACAGGACAAAGGAGAAGTAAAGGGAGCACCAGAGAATCTCCAAGGCTTAGAGGGCTGttcaaggaagagaagaagcCATTAAAACTGAGGAAGaagacagccctggtggctcagcaatttagcgccgcctttagtcctgggcgtgatcccggagacccccgatcgagttccacatcaggttccctgcatgaagcctgcttctccctctgcctgtgtgtctctctctctgtctctgtgaataaataaataaatcttaaaaaaaaaaaaactgagaaagaaatggCTTGCGAAGAATGGTGGGCCATGGTCTAGGTTTGTACTTTTGGTATAACGTTGTTTACTATGAACACTGGAAATCAAAATgtccctaaatttaaaaaaaaaaaaaaaatccttgtattTTCAACATCTAGTGAAACACATGACAAACTTTGTAAGGAACAGGAAACATTTTTGACAGATTAGCATGGAATATTCAGTGTGTATTGTGTTTTATGATGTTGTTTTGCATTACATTTCACGTCCTTCATTTGTTTTATAGCTATGGTTTTTTTTACCTTGGGGATAAGCATTTATATGAAAAGCATCATTTCTACTAAAACACTAGTAGCAGCAGTTGGCATTTAATACTAAAGAATCATTTTCAGATCCTCTCTTTAGGGAACTATGTTTTAGGAGTTGCAAaagtttagagaaaataaaagcaaagatggatagagaaaagcaaaaatgagtaggaaatttCTTGGTGAATATCCATCGCATTCTGCTAGCAGAGACTAAGTGAAACTAGACCTTAGGCATCCACCTCTATCTACGGTACACTTTAAGAAGCTCATTTGAGACCAAAGAGCTTACTACCAAACTACAAGTTTGATATGCccatattataaaagaaatttgaCCTCACTATCCCTACATGATAATAGTATAATGCATATAAGCATACTGTGTAAGCTGTATAAGGTTTtccatatataataattattattgcttactgaataatataaaataaatggtcttgaataattaaatagaaactaTCCAATAAGAACTATTAAAGAATATCCTGAGTGCTTATTCTGTGCCAAGCTCTGTGACAAATCCTctgcataattattttattgaatccTTTCAGTGACCCAATGGAAATAAGTAGGATCTGGAATTTACAACTGAGGAAACTGACCTAGGAATGTAGTCTGACTTGCACAAGGAAATCTAGGAAAGTGATACGGAGAAAGTAATATGCTGATAACAGAAAGAAGGCCTGAATATAAGCAGCAATAAGATCAGAGACTCAGATATCAACCAAAAGATATCAAATAACCATAAGAAGAGAAATGGCCCAGGAtgtaaaatgggcagaagatttgTACGCTTCACCCAAGATACATGGCTGGCAAAGAAGTATGAGAAAATGTACTCAGCATCATTAACTATGACaggaattcaaattaaaaatacaaagaaatgccAGTATACATctaccagaatggctaaattttaagttttaaattaacAAGAAATAAGTGACAGTACCAGTGGTTGTAAGGATGTAAAGGAATTTGAAGTCTCACATAgtgctgatggaaatgtaaaatggtacaaccatttggaaaaacaatttgaagtttcttaaaaagttagaCATATGCttaaccatatgatccagccattccataTAAAGTGTTCACctaagaaaaataagcatatacAGCCATACAAAGGCTTGGACagaaatgttcataacagctttgTTTCAACAGCCAAAAACTGTAAACAAGCAAAATGTTCATGAGATGGGAAAAGGTTAAACCAATTTTGGTATATCTACACAATGGAAGAACTATGCAACAACAAAAACTATTCATACACACTACAACATGGGTAGATCGCAAAACCACCGtgctgagcaaaagaaaccatgCGAAAAGGGAATTCACACCAattgtttatatgaaattctagaaaatgcaaactaaccTACATAGTGAGGAAAAGCAGATCGATGGATGCCTGGGATAATGTGGGGCAGAAAGTGGCAGGAGGGagtgattataaaatataaaagaacatgaGGGAACTTTGAGAGGTGATGAAATGTTTATTATCTGGATTTTAGCaatgatttcacagatatatacctACGTCCAACTCTATCAAGTTGTACATTTTAAGTATCTGCAgtttattttatgtcaattatacctctcGAAAGCTATTGCAAAGGTATATATTTACTTTTGagcttctgtgatttttttttaatctgtgagaATTATTATCAACATTTTAACCATGGTTCTGAGTAGAgaaatttcctgaattttcttcTGTTGAGTTAATCCTCATTTTCTCAATACACTATAACAGTTACAACATTCTTTTAAAACCAaataccattttaaatttattttttcagactattttatttatttattttttatttaaaaacttcttttggCAGATGGACTCCTGGGACTGCCCAAGACCAGCCCTGAAATGATGACCGATAAGGCAGAGGAGTTGGCTGTTGGGAGGAAAGCCAAATGAAACATTTTGGAGAATCCACAATTCATCCTCCCTCTAAGAGAAGGCCAAGCCTGGCACTGCTGTCAGTGAAATAGGAAGCACAGGGAGCATCCCACCCTGCAAGCTCAGCTATGTCCTTGAAAGATGATGACTCCAAAGCTATAGCAATGTCTGTGTTGGGAGAAGTGCCAGAAAAAAACTGCCAATACCAATGGAAATCAATGCTGAAATAAAGCATCAgttaaaaagggaaatttgaCAGTGTtgatgaaaatatgaaagaattttcaaatttcttgaaGGAGTGAGCAGATCTCCAGAAATGTGGGAAAAAATTTCATACATGCCATAAAGGAAGCAGCAAGATTTAAAAGCCAAGACTTAATAAGGCACCTGGAAAATACACTAGAAAAACTAGAATCTGACCTCTTTCTCAACAAAGATAATCACACCTCAAATAATCTCATTATTGAAGAGATCAATGAGAAAGCAGAACCAGTTTGCTGTCCTAGGATGCAACCTGGTATTGTTGACACTTCCTAGCATGTTAGCTAAGAAAATTTATCTTCTTGAGGCTAAGAAAAAGCATTGGAACTTCAACATTACAAGTCTGTTAGTAAAAGCTGGGCatttgcccttaaaaaaaaaaaagtcattttacttGACACAcaatgtaacattagtttcagatgtgcaacatagtgattcaacttctccaCAGCTCTGCTCAGACTCTATGTATCTGCGTTAACAAAAACCAGATAAATAACCTCATGTTTAGAACTAGTTTATATCTTCTTCCTACTtttctagtgttttgttttgcagtaaagatgcattttatatttaaaaataaaatgacttttttaaaaaagcactctTACTACAGACTCTTGAAAATTTGTACTAACAGTCCTTTCCGTACCTGCACTcgttaaaataaatagaaagtccATTTATAAGCATCCATTTTGGCTGGGACCTATTTTGTTTCATCCTATTTCAAGgctctgtgcccccccccccccccccacgcgcGCGCCTTGAGCTTTggaaagaaagagtccacagaggGAGGGCCAGCGTCGCCGGGTGCCTCCTCCCTTCCGCCCGTCCCAGCGCCTATTTTTGGGACAGCACTTTTGACTTGGATGAACTAGTAAGTCACAAAGGCCCACGGGCAGAGCCGGGGCACCGCCGGGTTAACGGGGCTGCGCCCGCCCTGCAGGTGCGCCCGCCCGGCAGGtgcgccccggccgccccgcccccgcccggcaggtgcgccccggccgccccgcccccgccccgcccccgcccggcaggtgcgccccggccgccccgcccccgcccggcaggtgcgccccggccgccccgcccccgcccccgccccgccccgcccccgcccccgcccggcaggtgcgccccggccgccccgcccccgcccggaaCGCGGCGCCTCGGGAGCGCCCCGGGTGTGTGTGACGCGGTCGCCGTCGCCTGGGGCCGCGCTCGCCGGCAGACCCGAAGCTCCGGCGCCGGCCGCACGCTGTGCCGCCCTGGCCCGCTGCCCCCGCCCGCAAGGAGCCGAGCCATGCGGCCCTGTTTCCGGCTCCTCCCCAACATCCGCGCCTCGCTGCTGTCCCTGCGCTGCGCGCGCCCGGGCTTCGCGCTCCCGCCGCTGCGGGCCTCCGGGCGCCCCTggcgtccccgcgcccccgcgcccctgcgccctctggccgcggccgccgcctcccgggacccagccccgcccgcccgcgcccgcgcccgcgccggcTCCCGGGTGCGCCAGAACTTCCACCCCGACTGCGAGGCCGCCGTCAACCGCCAGATCAACCTGGAGCTGTACGCGGCCTACGCGTACCTGTCTATGGCCTATTACTTCTCCCGAGAGGACGTGGCGCTCAACAACTTCGCCAGGTACTTCCTTCGCCAGGCCCGGGAGGAGGCCCAGCACGCCGAGAAGCTGATGCGCCTGCAGAACCAGCGGGGGGGCCGGATCTGCCTGCGGGACGTCAAGAAACCGGACCGGGACGACTGGGAGAGCGGCCTGAGGGCCATGGAGTGTGCGCTGCTCTTGGAAAAGAATGTGAACCAGTCGTTGCTCGAATTGCACACTCTGGCCTCAGACCAAGGCGACCCCCATTTGTGCGACTTCCTGGAGACGCACTATCTGAATGAGCAGGTGAAGTCTATCAAAGAACTGGGTGATCACGTGCAAAACCTGGTTAAGATGGGGGCCCCGGATTCCGGCCTGGCCGAGTACCTCTTTGACAAGCACAGCCTTGGAAACGAAAACAATCAGAACTAAGCCACAGGCTGCCCTCCTCGCTGCCCAGGGGGGGCCAAGACCCAGAGTCTGCAGACTCCTGCTTCCTTGCCCTTAAAATGAACCTCTATCTTTACACCCACTTATGCTGTACCAATAAAGTGACTTGTAGAGACAATGTACTTAGCCTCGTGTTAACAAGGTCTTTTTGTCCAACATCAAGATCATTTTTCCAGCCTGAAACGTAGCCCAGGATATTATGATATAAAAATGACTGTGGAAGAGCACTGAAAGTAGAGGCAAACTTTCTCCAGTTGCCAAATATTATTCCGATCCATGAACCTTAactaaaattctgtgatttttcagCTGAGAAAGT
Above is a window of Canis lupus baileyi chromosome 10, mCanLup2.hap1, whole genome shotgun sequence DNA encoding:
- the LOC140641215 gene encoding ferritin heavy chain-like codes for the protein MRPCFRLLPNIRASLLSLRCARPGFALPPLRASGRPWRPRAPAPLRPLAAAAASRDPAPPARARARAGSRVRQNFHPDCEAAVNRQINLELYAAYAYLSMAYYFSREDVALNNFARYFLRQAREEAQHAEKLMRLQNQRGGRICLRDVKKPDRDDWESGLRAMECALLLEKNVNQSLLELHTLASDQGDPHLCDFLETHYLNEQVKSIKELGDHVQNLVKMGAPDSGLAEYLFDKHSLGNENNQN